TGGTGGGATGGTGTGTCAGGGAGGATAAGAGTCTGTTCGATCTGACCCTTGAGGAATTCGAGGACTTTCTTGGCGACGTCGACGAAAAACTGCTCTCCCTGGTGGACCTGGAGGCCGCCGTCGCCAGACGTGATACCCTGGGTGGCACCGGATTCAGACAGGTCTCCAGACAGATAGAGAGGGGACGGGATCTACTCTCGAGGCTGAGCTGATAGGGGCGATCCTCCGGCGGAGTCCGTCGTTCGTTGGAGGTTCTATCGTCTTTTGTTTGGCTTTGACATCGTGGAGATAGCTGTGTATAATTCTTGCAATTTTCGAAAGCTCTATTTTGTCGTCAAGTCCATGGGAGACCGGAGCTCCGAGAGCTTCGGCCTTTTCATATTTTTAAAGGGTATTTCTAAAGAGCATCTCTAAAAACGCTACTCCTCGGAGAGGTCGTTTCGGCGAAGCCCATTCGAACCCGTATTTCCGACCTGCCGTCGTGTAGTACGGATGGGGCGACAGGACGTCGCCCCAAGCCGAGGGGGCACAGGACGTGCCCTCTGAGGCGGTCTGTACGAAACAGGCAGGTCGGGAATACGTTTGGGCGAGACAGGGCGGAGGCGAAACGACCTCTCCGAGGAAACTCGGACGTGACTTTCTAGATATACCTTAACGAGAAAGGGGACGATTATGTATGAAATTCGCTAAAAGACTGGAATGGTGCGATTCCTCCGATGTAGGGGATATCCTCAAGGCTCTCTCAGATCCGGAGATATTGTCCCTGGCCGGAGGGCTGCCCGCCCCGGAGCTTTTCCCCGTAGAGGAGGTCAAGACCGCCACGGCTTTCGTGTTGGATCGAGAGGGAGACAAAGCACTTCAGTATTCGTCGGCCCAGGGAGACCCTAGGCTGAGGGAGATGGTAGCCAGGAGGATGACCGATAAGTACGGCACTCCGGCGAAGGCAGAGGAGGTGCTGATAACCAACGGATCTCAGCAGGCTCTGGATATGGCGGGAAAGGTCTTTCTGGAGGAGGGGTCGGTCGTCCTGTGCGAGAGTCCCACCTATCTCGGGGCTCTTGGGGCCTTCAGGACCTACGGAGCCGAGTTCGTAGGTGTCGAGACCGATTCGGACGGCATGATAATAGAGGACCTCGAGCGTAAGCTGAAGGAGATCGACGACGTCCGACTGGTCTACGTGAACCCCGATTTTCAAAATCCCACCGGGATAGACTGGTCGGTGGAGCGAAGGAAGGCCTTCGCCGAGGTTGTCGGTCGATACGGAGTAGCCGCTATAGAGGACAACCCTTACGGAGAGCTCCGTTTCGAGGGGCCCTGTCCGCCCTCGATAAAGAGCTTCGACCGTGCCGGTGTGGTGATCTCCCTGGGATCTTTCTCCAAGATATTCTCTCCCGGCATGAGGGTGGCCTGGATGATAGCGGCTCCTGAGATACTCTCCAAGTTCGGCGATATGAAACAAAACGCCATACTCTGTTCCTCTACGCTGCACCAGGCTCAGATAGTGGCCTACAACGAGATGTTCGACCTGGACGCTCACGTAGAGAGAATATGCAAGGTCTACGAAAAGAGGATGTCGGTTCTGATAGATTCGGTTAGGGAGTTCTTCCCGAAGGAAGCCGTAGTTGTCCCCCCTGCCGGAGGCCTTTTCGCTTGGGTGGAGCTCCCAGAGGGAGTCAACGCCAGGGAGGTCTTCAAGGTCGCTGTGGAGGAGCATAAGGTGGCCTTCGTCCCGGGCGGAGCCTTTTTCGCCGAGCCTGGGCACGAGAACTACATGCGTCTCAATTTCTCCAACGTGCCGGAGGACAGGCTCAGAGAGGGCATCCGCCGATTGGGAGCGGTCCTCTCTCAGAGCGTGTGATGCCGTCAGTCGCATAAAAAAGTGGAGGGTCCGGAGTTCGTCTGATGAACTCCGGACCCTCTTCTTTATGGGCATCTCTAAAAACTCAACTCCTCCGAGGCGGTCCGTACGAAACAGGCAGGTCGGAAATACGGTTCGGGCGGGATAGGGCGAATCCGAAACGGCCTCTTCGCGGAGACTCGGACGTAAGTTTTTAGATGTTCCTCATTTCTCGGTCGCGGACGACGTTTTCCGGCCCCTCTTTTCCAGGATGGCCGCGAAGTGTCTCGATTCCACCAGAGGATCCCCCGTCTCTCCCGCCCTGATGTACTCCCGTACCGCCGCGGTGGTGGCGGTACGGCATATCATGGCTATGTCCCCTCCGCTGGCTCCCTCGGTCGCCTTTGCGAGGGAGTCGATGTCGACGTCATCCGCCATGGGCTTTTCCTGAAGGTGTATCTGGAAAATCTCCTTCCTGCCGTCGTGGTCGGGCATAGGAAGCTCCAGGACCATGTCGAATCGTCCGGCGCTGAAAAGGGCCGGATCGATCAGGTCTATTCTGTCGGTGGTTCCGAGCACCACCACCCCGTCCATCTCGTCCAGTCCGCTCATCTCGGAGAGAAACTGGCTTATGACCCTCTCGGTGAACTGAGAGGCGGATCCCGAGTCCCTGCCCCTTACAGGGACCAGAGACTCTATCTCGTCGAAGCAGAGCAGCGAAGGAGCCGCCTGTTTGGCTTTGCGGAAGACCTCTCGGATCGCTCTCTCGCTC
The DNA window shown above is from Dethiosulfovibrio faecalis and carries:
- a CDS encoding PLP-dependent aminotransferase family protein, which translates into the protein MKFAKRLEWCDSSDVGDILKALSDPEILSLAGGLPAPELFPVEEVKTATAFVLDREGDKALQYSSAQGDPRLREMVARRMTDKYGTPAKAEEVLITNGSQQALDMAGKVFLEEGSVVLCESPTYLGALGAFRTYGAEFVGVETDSDGMIIEDLERKLKEIDDVRLVYVNPDFQNPTGIDWSVERRKAFAEVVGRYGVAAIEDNPYGELRFEGPCPPSIKSFDRAGVVISLGSFSKIFSPGMRVAWMIAAPEILSKFGDMKQNAILCSSTLHQAQIVAYNEMFDLDAHVERICKVYEKRMSVLIDSVREFFPKEAVVVPPAGGLFAWVELPEGVNAREVFKVAVEEHKVAFVPGGAFFAEPGHENYMRLNFSNVPEDRLREGIRRLGAVLSQSV